A window of Streptomyces gilvosporeus contains these coding sequences:
- a CDS encoding keywimysin-related RiPP, whose amino-acid sequence MKKAYEAPTLVRRGDFRTETGLLQFHGNDQLILSKN is encoded by the coding sequence ATGAAGAAGGCATACGAGGCCCCCACCCTGGTGCGGCGCGGAGACTTCCGGACCGAGACCGGGCTGCTTCAGTTCCACGGTAACGACCAGCTCATCCTCAGCAAGAACTGA